CACGCGGCGCGGGCAGCGCCGCCGTACGCTCGGCATGTTGTTTGCCGCCGCGGTCGCGGTTCCCTTGACGGACCTGCCGCAGGCGCACGCCGCCGGCGCCCCGCGCGAAGTGCGCATCGGTTACCAGAAGTACGGCACGCTCACGCTGCTCAAGGGCCGGGGCACGCTGGAAAAACGCCTGGCCGAGAAGAACATCGCGGTCAAGTGGACCGAGTTCCCGGCCGGCCCGGCGCTGCTCGAAGGCCTGAACGTGGGCAGCATCGATTTCGGCACGGTCGGCGAAGCGCCGCCGATCTTCGCCCAGGCCGCGGGCGCGAACCTGGTCTACGTGGGCAACGAGCCGCCGTCGCCGGGGTCGGAAGCGATCGTCGTGCCGAGGGATTCGGTACTGCGCAGCGTGGCGGAACTGAAGGGCAGGAAGGTGGCCTTCAACAAGGGCTCGAACGTGCACTACCTGCTCGTGAAGGCGCTGGAACAGGCCGGCGTGGACTACCGCGCCATCCAGACCGTGTACCTGCCGCCGGCCGAGGCCCGCGCCGCGTTCGAGCGGGGCGCCGTCGACGCCTGGGTGATCTGGGACCCGTTCCTCGCCGCGGCCGAGAAGCAGCTGGGGGCGCGCGTGCTCGCGGACGCCAAGGGCCTCGCCGCCAACCACCAGTTCTACGTGGCCGCGCGGCCGTTCGCCGAGCAGTACGGGGACGTCGTGCGCATCGTGATCGACGAACTGGCCAAGGTCGACGAGTGGGGCCGCACGCACCAGCAGGAAGTCGCCGCCATCCTCGCCGCGCAAACGGGTCTGC
This genomic stretch from Massilia putida harbors:
- a CDS encoding sulfonate ABC transporter substrate-binding protein, which translates into the protein MSDPFDAGTRRGQRRRTLGMLFAAAVAVPLTDLPQAHAAGAPREVRIGYQKYGTLTLLKGRGTLEKRLAEKNIAVKWTEFPAGPALLEGLNVGSIDFGTVGEAPPIFAQAAGANLVYVGNEPPSPGSEAIVVPRDSVLRSVAELKGRKVAFNKGSNVHYLLVKALEQAGVDYRAIQTVYLPPAEARAAFERGAVDAWVIWDPFLAAAEKQLGARVLADAKGLAANHQFYVAARPFAEQYGDVVRIVIDELAKVDEWGRTHQQEVAAILAAQTGLPVDVVALAAQRYAYGVRTVTPDVLAAQQKIADTFYNLRLIPKPIVVRAAQPPAQLFAKE